CAAATTTCTTTTTGCCTCTAAAAGCAAAAGTTCTTGACCACTTGTGCTAAAAACCTAATAGAATATAGGTATGTCCACACTCAAACATAGTGTATTACTGAACAAATACCGGTTAACCATAGTCTATACTCTATAGTCTATCTATATGATACAATAATTGGACACCATTTAAAAAAGTCATAATTTACTTCCATGAATCAAGAAATAAGTACGATGTTAAGAAACAGATGGTACAATGAAACTAAGAAAAAAAAGAGGTGTAGTATGTGTGAAAGAGCTCCACTCCAATATACACTTTGTACCATTGTAAGAAGGGAGGCTTATTTTCTCCAGCCTGCAACGATAAATCACTTAAATCTATGCTGAACGCTTTTATCTTCTATAATACTAACAAAGAAAAATAAATATTCCGTTAATCAAGGTAGATGGGGAGATTAGAAGCGAGGTAGATGATACAATGGCTTACGTTATAAATTAAAAACATTCATTAGCTAAAACTTTTATGAAAACAGAAGGTAAGTTATATCAAGAGTTAGCTTATTAATTAAAAAAACTGAGTGAAAAAAAAAAATCGTAAGCTACTTTTGAACACTTTAACCAGAATCTTGATTTCCTACAACTTTAGCTCATTCTCTGGTTAGTAGTGGTAAAGAAAGTTATAATTTATGCAAAGAAGTGATTTGAAGTAGTAACATTTCTGTGTAACCAACTTGAGCAATGAATGTCTTTAGCCGTGGCTGTCATATTGATGCTTTTTCCTAGAGCTCAAACACACATTATCACGTTAGAAGCTCCAAAAAAGTTGTGCACAAAAATTCAACTGGTGTATAAAGTGATATATGAGAATGCGAAACCATGATCACCTAATCAGTAAGAGCAAAACTACCTTCATGATGACCATTTGTTCAGACATCCTGGCCACATTTCTTCTTAATAACGGACTGCGTAGACAATATTGAATGATATGTAATTCAGTAGTCATAGACTAAAATACAGAGTATATAATAGCAGGTCGGGCCAATAACGTGGTTAACATTGGTGTATGTATTTGCCTTTAGaaagataataaataataaaataagttatcatataatataaagTAATCATTATATAAATCTTAAATATATATTATCATATGATATAAAGTAATCATTATATAAATCTTAAAATTATAATTGAATCCATCAATTAAAGTCATATATATAGTATTCGTTAGATAATCATTATATGAGTAATAAATATGATCAAATACACTTTCATAATCAATGAATGTATCCCAACCAAAAATGTGGATTCATTGTAAAAAGCACAAGTAGTGTGTGGGTGGATACAAAATTTTATACTCCTAACTAAGAATTTCGATAATAGGCACTTGGTACTAAACTTTGAAAGGTATTGTCCACTTCACCAAAAAAGACACAAGTATTGTGTAGGTTGCTACAAAATTATATACTCCTAACCAAAATTTTTGATAACATGCATGCTTACATTCCTATAATGTCAAATATATAATATCCAATATCTTACATCCAGTATcctatatctaatatccaatatctaatctaaagaagaaaaaaaagtgtGTTTTCAGATCAACCCAATCTAACCTACCCTAACCCGATAGGTAAGATTCAGCCTAAACTAGTAGATTTGATCAGAACATAAAATGTATTCTCAAGTAGAGTATTATGTACCATCAAAACTGTTAATAAACAAATATGATGTCTGAATGTAGAGATGGAACTAAAATCGATTTATTTAACATTAAAACATTAAACATCCTATTCCTAAATTATTTCAATAaaaacatatactataattataatactataaaAATTAAGTCTTGTGAAAGACAGAGCTATCAAGAATGGTTTTTTGTGCATTAGTGTTGGTAGTGTAATACCTCAACCATTAACCATCAGTCTTCTAAAATTCGTAAAGTGCTAATGGTTTAAGCATTGAGCACAAGCCGATGTAGTTGTCGTTATCAGAAACCTTAACATACTTTATGTAAGTGTGTAAACGAACCCATTTTAGTTGCAATAAGAGCAGCATGTCTACCTGTAACAAATAGCAAAGCACAATGGTAAGATGTGTTATAAATATGTTACGATGATATAGCAGTTTCCTATTTAAACAACCAAATATGGAACTTGAGCATGGCAAAAACAACCTGCAATGTCTCGTATGGTTCCTGATAAGGATAAAGATAAGCTAACGACTTAGTCAGTTTATTGTATACACAAAAATATTTTACCATCAATTAATGAATTCAAAGATGCAGTTCAAAAAAATGTGATGGTTACTTTTGGCCATGTTCGCTGAGATATACTTAGCAGCAATTCTTATATTATATTTGAAAATAAATGGTGCATGCTCAAACACTTCAACGTATATAACAATAAGACCCTCAACATCTAAGTTGAAACATACATATAGCAATCTTGAGATAAAGTAATAACTAAAAACGATTATGGAATACATACTTTAAGATTCCGGGCCATTTCCTGCCATAGATATCGAACACATGAGCTATCCCATTTTTTTAGCTAACAACAGGAACTACATAACTGCAATGAACTGCTACTACATTTTAGACAACAGATTTCTACATCCCATCCCACTATGACCATTAAAAACCCTATTTTTGAATATGAAATTGAAAAGAACCCCTTTTGATTGAAAAGAAACCCAAATACATCATCAGCATACTAAAAGAAACCGATTATGCAAAGACATAAGATAACTTGATCCTTACACTCGTCCAGATTTGTGTGAGAAAGAGCTTCTTCAGAATGCTTCATTACTGTATCTGGAGACCTAAACAGTCATATTTCAGGGAATTCTAACATTGTAGTTAAAGTTcggtattttgaaaaaaaaaaaccatCACCAACAtgtgtaataataaaaataataatattaacaataccaATAGCTGCATACCTTGCTCCTCCGAGTGGCTCTGTTTGCAGCATTTTCAAGACAAATCTAAGATAAAAGTATACTATTATCCGAGTGGCTATGTTTAAACAACTTTGGTGGTTTGATCTAACCCATTGGTATGTTTTAACAATATATACACAACTATACAGTACCCAAAACTGTAAATTGCAAACGATAACAAAAAATTTAACAAAATATGAGTTCAAAATTATCAAAAGAAAAGTTACGGAAACAAAATTAACAATTACTAACCTTGCTAATCGATTGTTTGAAGGAAGAATTAGATCAGTAGAATGTATCATTATCTAATTTATGATAAACAATAGCATAAGTAGAAATTATCGTGAATAGATTGTGGAGGTCGTTAATCTATTCTGGATGTCGTTAAAGGATTCTGGAATGAAGAATCTGTTGAGTAGAATGTATCGCTATTAGCTTATGGATATCGACGATTTTAGGAATAAAATTAGGGTTAGAAACTTGGAATGAATGTCGCGAGTGAAACGCTGCAGGCTGACCTCTCAAGCGTGTTTTTTCTCCCGTATTGATATCTGTATAAGGGTAATTAGGGAGGTTTAAGGGCTAATTGTGACTTATTGATCAATCAATAATTAAAATAAAGGGTGAGATGATGAGGGTAGTAGATGTCTTTTTAAGGATCCAATGGCTATAATTCAAAGTTAATTTTTTAGATATCTCAATTAAGCTTTTATTATAATGTATAGTGTAGagtgtagatgtagatgtagatgttGTGATATTTATCTGAATCTGAATTTGAATCAAGAATTTCTCGCTCATAATTGTCAATTCACGATTGAGTAACACAtgtaaatataaacataaaaactaaaataaaatcaataagtaaaaagataactgaccaaaaaattgtgtttgatttcCGATTTAGCCCTTAATTCCACCTTCAACAAAAATCGATCCAGACGTCATCTAGGTCGTTCGTCAGTATTTGGTTCTGCTTTAAAAGACTATACTTCGATTGTCAATTGATTGTAGCAAACTATCACGTAATCGCGATGAAACATATGAATGTGATTAGCGTCTCAGACATGGAAAATAGGGAAGCGGTTGAAGGAAGAACGGTTATTAAAACTGCAAGAATCGTAACCCTATTACCCTAATTAGTTGTGTAAGATGAGAAAATCATAAGAAGATGGTGAGGTAGTTGTGAAAGTAAAGAAGAAATTGTCGCCCTAATTCATGGGATTAACTGGGGCGGGTTTTTTTAATTAGCAGAAATAATGACGATTAATGTGATTAAttagggacacgtgtcagatgtagGAAATTAAGGAATTTTTTAATTCAAAATTCTGACAAAATTAGAATTGCTGAGGATGAACCAAGAGCTGACAAGTGTCCGATTTAGGTTCGTGATTaatgatgatataataataattataatattaatatttctgtACCAAacgttataaaagtattattattgtgaactaatcaaaataaaaataaaataaaaaagtattATCGACTACCAAGAGCCGAGCCTGCCTTTAAAaaaaggggatgattctcacacacacttttttgatcctcacacaccaatttaaagaaatggagtattattagaagagtaaaaggttaaaataggtgtgtgaggattaaaaaattgtgtgttagaatcatccccttAAAAATAATCATAAGTCATAAATatctaattataatattatttttctgtaaactttataaaagttttattctgaactaatcaaaataaaaaaGTATTATCGACTAAGCCACCAAATCTGAATCCGAACGTTATCATTTTTTATTGGACCACGTTTGCGTATACAAATAAATGTAGACATTGTTACTTTTAACACACAACAATACCTCAAATGACTACCACCAATTCCTTATTAACCGTTCTTGAAAAATGCCAAATCGGACCACCACCCAACACCGTCGGCGACCGATCACTTCCGGTTACTTTCTTCGATTTAGCATGGTTACTTTTTCATCCAATTCACCAACTTTTCTTTTACAATTTCACACATTCAAGATCCCATTTTATTGAAACAATCATTCCTAACCTCAAACAATCTTTGTCCACAACTCTTCAACATTTTTTCCCATTTGCAAGTAACTTGATTTTGTATCCGACTAAACACGATTCGGGTCATTCTAGAAGACCCGAAATACGCTACACCGAGGGCGATTCTCTTGCACTAACATTCGCCGAGTCCGATCTTGACTTCAACGATTTAAAAAGAAACCATCCTAGAGAATGTAACAAGTTTCATTCTCTAGTACCTTTACTAAAAGACCCGTATAAAGTGTCCGATTTTGTTAAAATCCCCATGTTTTCGATCCAAGTAACGTTCTTTGAAAATTCAGGGATCACGATCGGGCTCACAAATCATCATACGCTTTGTGATGCAAGTTCAAGATATGATTTCTTGAAAGCATGGACTTCAATTGCAAGAAACGGTACAAATGATCAATTCCTAGCTAGTGGAATAATGCCTTTTTATGATAAACATATTAATTTCCCGAAATCTTTAGATGATGTTATGGTAAATATACCCGCGGTACAAAATCTAGATGAAAAATACAAGGTACCTCAACTTGTTAACCAAGGTGATAGAGTTCGAGCTACGTTTGTCTTAAAAAGGTCAGAAATAAACGTGCTGAAAAAATGGGTACTAGTTCAACTTCCATCACTTCCATATATATCGTCTTTCGTATTAGGTTGTGGTTTCGTATGGAGTTGTGTAGCGAAATCGCGTGTTCAAGTAGAAGGAAAGAAAGGGGAGTACGAGATCGATAGGTATATGTGCGTAGCCGATTTTAGAAGGCGTTTAGATCCACCTCTTCCTCAAACTTACTTTGGAAATTGTGTCGGCCCGTGTTTTGCTTCGACAAGTAGTGCGGTCCTAATAGGAAAAGATGGGTTTGTAACTGCGGTTGAATTGATTCAAAAGGGTATAAACGAAACCGTAAAGAATAATGATGTGTTTAAAGATGCTGAGACTTGGATGGAGAGAGCCATGTTACCGGTTCCAACGATTGGTGTGGCAGGAACTCCGAAACTTAATGTTTACGAGGTCGATTTTGGGTGGGGGAAGCCGGAAAAGTATGAGACGATATCGTTAGATTATAGTTATTCGATTTCGGTTAATGCGGGTAAGGATTCACCAGATGATCTTGAAATTGGTTTGTGTCTTCCTGCTAAACAAATGGATGCATTTCTTGCAATATCTAGACATGAATTAGAAAACATACTTGGTGACCAAAAATGAGGCAGCTTAAAGTTTGCGCCTTAGTTTGCCTTCTATTTTGGTTTTGTAATTGTGCGGGTGAGTTTCATTTTTGTTTAGCCCATGTTGTTAATCGGTACCgaacattgtggtatttggtttgtTTTTGGTTGTATTGGACAAGGCTCTGTATAAATTTGTTATTCTTTTCGTATCACTTAGTTTTCTAGGTACGAGCCTTGTTACGTATCTCTCTCTTGTA
The window above is part of the Rutidosis leptorrhynchoides isolate AG116_Rl617_1_P2 chromosome 1, CSIRO_AGI_Rlap_v1, whole genome shotgun sequence genome. Proteins encoded here:
- the LOC139855775 gene encoding malonyl-coenzyme A:anthocyanin 3-O-glucoside-6''-O-malonyltransferase-like, with protein sequence MTTTNSLLTVLEKCQIGPPPNTVGDRSLPVTFFDLAWLLFHPIHQLFFYNFTHSRSHFIETIIPNLKQSLSTTLQHFFPFASNLILYPTKHDSGHSRRPEIRYTEGDSLALTFAESDLDFNDLKRNHPRECNKFHSLVPLLKDPYKVSDFVKIPMFSIQVTFFENSGITIGLTNHHTLCDASSRYDFLKAWTSIARNGTNDQFLASGIMPFYDKHINFPKSLDDVMVNIPAVQNLDEKYKVPQLVNQGDRVRATFVLKRSEINVLKKWVLVQLPSLPYISSFVLGCGFVWSCVAKSRVQVEGKKGEYEIDRYMCVADFRRRLDPPLPQTYFGNCVGPCFASTSSAVLIGKDGFVTAVELIQKGINETVKNNDVFKDAETWMERAMLPVPTIGVAGTPKLNVYEVDFGWGKPEKYETISLDYSYSISVNAGKDSPDDLEIGLCLPAKQMDAFLAISRHELENILGDQK